Genomic window (Spirosoma sp. KCTC 42546):
ATTCAACCACTCCATTGTCCAGCCCTATCAAGGAAACCAGCGATTGACCAAAAATATGCGCCAATGCAGCAATCGTGGCGGTTCGCATAACCGTGAATGCCCCCCATCCGTACATAAAAGCGAACAAACGACCGTACACTTTCTTGAAATAAACGTACTCGCCACCCGATTGGGGAAACATACCTGCCATCTCGGCATACGTAAGTGCCCCCGCCAGACTAACAACCCCGGCGGCAATCCAGCAAGCCATAACCAGAAGGGGAGACCCTAACTCAGCGGCCATGGGTGCAACCTTTTTGAAAACTCCCGATCCGACAATGCCGCTCACAACCAATAAAATGGCAGGACGTAACTCGATTGTGCGCGAAAGTTTATTCATAATGATTATTTGGTTCTAAAGTAGACTCGCTGATAGAATAGTTTGTGTAATCGTAATGATACGGAATAATTTAGTTTCTGCAGTATCGGGTTCTCAAACCCGACATAACAGTTAGAACAAAATGTCGGATTCTTCAACCTACAGTGTATATACATCTTTTTTCGGTCGCGTAGTGATCTAATGTTTGTAGGGATACCCGAATTTTACCCTGTTTTCTGATCGCGTAGCGATCTAACAAGGGGTGTGATTCGATCGCTACGCGACCCATATGGTCGAATGTGACCGTTTTTGCTACAAACATTTGATGCCTAACGGCATCTCAAGGATGGGTATACACCGTAAGTTTGAGAACCCGACACCATAACAAGAATAAAAAACGTCACTTACGACACGTTTTGCCCAAATAAGCCAGCAAGGCGGGTAAAAAGTCCGTCATGCTTTTATAGGCAATCATAGCTGGGGGGGTAGTGCTGAATACACTAGCCATACGACTGGCGCGCTCCGGGTCGCTGGCTTCATGAGCAAGCAGGCTCTGGTAGGTTCGGATGCTAAACAGGACCGCTCCAGATAAGGGCAATCGGGTAAGGGTTTGCCGTTCTATTCGCAGGTAGAGTTGCTCACCAATCGTTTCGGAGGTTAGGTAGGGTAATTTTTCCCTAAGGAGCTGATCCAGGCTTGGCTTGTGTCGACTTGTCATATCCAGTTGGTCGCTTACTTTCACGCTCCAGTTCAGTCGCCAAACCGGGCGTCCCACGGGCAGGCGTGTCATTAACTGCTGGGCGGCTCGCATCATCGGCTCGACTATCGAAACAATGGGTGCATGAATTTGCCAGAAAGGGAGCCCGATTTTCTCATCCAGACTCCAGTCGTTCCCAAAACAAAGCTGACCCGCTACTAATCGGGCATCGTCGCCCGCCAGCAGAACCAAATCTTCCTGAACCTGCCGCCCCAACCAATCCAATGGATCATAGGGTAGGGTTTGTTTATCGCCAAATGTAAATGTTGTTTCTTCATTCAAACGTAGGTTTAGCCAATACCACCGATTGCCTTCCTGACGAAGACTAAACGAAGTAGGATAGAACTGAACCAGGTTTTCAACGATCAGCTTTACAACCTCCCACTGGGCTGTTTCATAACCCGATTGCGCCTGGTAGTAGTACGTTGGCAACGCTGTCAGAAGCTTCCGCTTGAGGGCAATCACCGCTGGGTAGTGCTCATCGACTTCCACAAGCCGGTCGCTTTCGAGCAGCGGGAAAGTGCCCATCTTATCGTTGAACTGTTGACCAAACGGGAAGTAGGGGAGCATGGGTTGAGAGATACGGAAGCTAGGACAGACTGGTAAGGCCAAGGCCGGGTTCGTTTGTTGGGCGCATCAGTCCATCTTTCAGTATAAAGCCCCCCGTTACGATGTCTTCGGCCAGATCCAGACTACCGTCGAGATCAATATAGCGCGTATTGGAACAGGCAAAGGCTACATGTAAAGCAGCAGCGATACTCACCCGACTTTCGTCATTACATCCCCAAAATAGGGAAATGTTAGCAGGTTTAGCAATAATGGCTATGGCAAGTGCGGCCCGTATGCCTCCACACTTCATCAGTTTGATATTATAAATACCGAATGGCTGGGGTTGATGTGCCAGTTTCAGGGCGGCTTTGTGGCCTTTCAACGACTCATCAGCTGCCAATAAACGCCTTGTCTCATCGGGTAAAGCCAATAATTCCAGCTCCTGCCCAACAGGAAGGGGTTGTTCCACTAATTCTACATCGACAAAACGAGTGGCAGCAAGAAATTTCTGTAAGTCAGCCAGTGAATATCCCTGATTGGCGTCAACCCGAATGGTTAGGTTTTTTCCATAAATCTCA
Coding sequences:
- a CDS encoding DUF3445 domain-containing protein; this encodes MLPYFPFGQQFNDKMGTFPLLESDRLVEVDEHYPAVIALKRKLLTALPTYYYQAQSGYETAQWEVVKLIVENLVQFYPTSFSLRQEGNRWYWLNLRLNEETTFTFGDKQTLPYDPLDWLGRQVQEDLVLLAGDDARLVAGQLCFGNDWSLDEKIGLPFWQIHAPIVSIVEPMMRAAQQLMTRLPVGRPVWRLNWSVKVSDQLDMTSRHKPSLDQLLREKLPYLTSETIGEQLYLRIERQTLTRLPLSGAVLFSIRTYQSLLAHEASDPERASRMASVFSTTPPAMIAYKSMTDFLPALLAYLGKTCRK
- a CDS encoding mandelate racemase/muconate lactonizing enzyme family protein; amino-acid sequence: MRINAIRAYCRDLTLTKPYTIAYQTISTVENVFLEIELVHGIVGIGASNPSPEVVGESPDQVLQNLQSEWVNSLVGRDIRLFNSLIDEARHQFPNAPGTLAALDIALHDAFGQYLGVPIVQFYGQKIRSMPTSVTIGIMNLADTLAEAAAFYQQGFRVLKVKTGLNVDGDIERIVKLREIYGKNLTIRVDANQGYSLADLQKFLAATRFVDVELVEQPLPVGQELELLALPDETRRLLAADESLKGHKAALKLAHQPQPFGIYNIKLMKCGGIRAALAIAIIAKPANISLFWGCNDESRVSIAAALHVAFACSNTRYIDLDGSLDLAEDIVTGGFILKDGLMRPTNEPGLGLTSLS